One genomic segment of Paenibacillus sp. FSL H8-0332 includes these proteins:
- a CDS encoding branched-chain amino acid ABC transporter permease has protein sequence MKKINKKFWLGILIALAFYGIVKVLLTTGVLSDVNQSMLLLIGVNIMLAVSLNLITGITGQFSIGHAGFMSVGAYTSAILTLDYNVPFIPAILAGGLLAAVFGVLIGMPTLRLNGDYLAIATLGFGEIIRIIMLNTEFVGGASGLSGIPAKTTWTMLFFFTLISVVLINNFIRSTHGRACIAIRENEIAAEAMGINTTRYKIIAFTIGALFAGMAGGLSAHTFYVITPGSFNFLKSFEIIVMVVLGGLGSTAGSIVGAVFVTLLYTYLREFPEWRMIIYSIVLILMMIFRPSGLLGVSKFSFGKFGKKEAKANDTIESSGTP, from the coding sequence GTGAAAAAGATAAATAAAAAGTTCTGGCTGGGCATACTGATCGCCCTTGCGTTCTATGGAATCGTAAAGGTTCTTCTAACAACCGGAGTTCTTAGTGATGTGAATCAGTCTATGCTGCTGCTCATCGGGGTTAATATCATGCTGGCGGTGTCGCTGAACCTGATTACCGGGATTACCGGGCAGTTCTCCATTGGTCATGCCGGGTTCATGTCGGTGGGTGCGTATACGTCGGCGATCCTTACCCTTGACTACAATGTGCCGTTCATTCCTGCGATTCTTGCGGGCGGACTGCTGGCAGCGGTATTCGGTGTATTGATCGGGATGCCTACGCTCCGGCTTAACGGGGACTATCTCGCTATTGCCACGCTGGGGTTCGGTGAGATCATCCGCATCATTATGCTGAATACGGAATTTGTCGGCGGAGCTTCAGGGCTAAGCGGTATTCCGGCCAAAACCACCTGGACCATGCTCTTCTTCTTCACTCTGATCTCAGTCGTACTGATTAATAACTTCATTAGATCTACTCACGGCCGGGCCTGTATTGCGATCCGCGAGAATGAGATTGCCGCTGAGGCGATGGGGATTAATACGACACGCTACAAAATCATCGCCTTCACCATCGGTGCGCTGTTTGCCGGAATGGCGGGCGGCCTGTCGGCCCATACGTTCTATGTCATTACGCCGGGCAGCTTCAACTTCCTGAAGTCTTTTGAAATCATCGTCATGGTGGTTCTCGGGGGGCTGGGCAGTACCGCGGGCTCTATCGTGGGTGCGGTGTTTGTTACCCTGCTGTACACATACTTACGTGAATTCCCGGAATGGCGCATGATTATCTACTCGATTGTGCTCATTCTGATGATGATCTTCCGTCCGAGCGGCCTGCTTGGCGTAAGCAAATTCTCATTTGGCAAGTTCGGCAAAAAGGAGGCGAAGGCAAATGACACAATCGAGAGCAGCGGTACTCCTTGA
- a CDS encoding ABC transporter ATP-binding protein has product MTQSRAAVLLDVKAASRAFGGLKAVSEVSLHIDKGELIGLIGPNGAGKTTLFNLLTGVYPPSSGSILLNNESIGGMKPYKINHKGAARTFQNIRLFTAMTVLENVKIAFHQHAKHSLFSSMLRLPKHFQGEEEITRKAMDILKIFNLADQSDEVASNLSYGNQRRLEIARALAAGPKLLLLDEPAAGMNPNETRDLMNLIAWIREEFDLTILLIEHDMSLVMGVCSRIYVLDRGILIADGTPAEIRNNPKVIEAYLGQEA; this is encoded by the coding sequence ATGACACAATCGAGAGCAGCGGTACTCCTTGATGTGAAAGCGGCCAGCCGGGCCTTCGGCGGACTGAAGGCGGTCAGCGAGGTATCTCTTCATATTGATAAAGGCGAGCTGATTGGCCTGATCGGACCCAACGGTGCCGGTAAAACCACGCTGTTCAACCTGTTAACCGGAGTGTACCCGCCATCGTCGGGCAGCATTCTTTTGAATAATGAGTCCATCGGCGGGATGAAGCCCTACAAGATCAATCATAAAGGCGCTGCGCGTACGTTCCAGAACATCCGCCTGTTCACGGCTATGACTGTGCTGGAGAACGTTAAGATTGCCTTCCATCAGCATGCGAAGCACTCGTTGTTCTCTTCGATGCTACGTCTGCCGAAGCATTTCCAGGGCGAAGAGGAGATTACCCGGAAGGCGATGGATATTCTCAAAATTTTCAATCTGGCTGACCAGAGTGATGAGGTAGCGAGCAACCTGAGCTATGGGAATCAGCGGCGTCTGGAGATTGCCCGGGCGCTTGCGGCCGGACCCAAGCTGCTGTTGCTCGATGAGCCAGCAGCCGGGATGAACCCGAATGAGACGCGTGACCTGATGAATCTGATCGCCTGGATCCGGGAGGAGTTCGACCTGACCATTCTGCTGATCGAGCATGATATGTCACTGGTGATGGGGGTCTGCAGCCGCATCTACGTGCTGGACCGCGGAATTCTGATCGCTGACGGAACGCCGGCGGAGATCCGCAACAATCCGAAGGTCATCGAAGCGTATTTGGGACAGGAGGCGTAG
- a CDS encoding ABC transporter ATP-binding protein — protein sequence MLTVQGINVYYGAIHALKDLSITVKQGEIVTLIGANGAGKSTLLKTLSGLLKPKTGSIEFQNKSIVNQSVQAIVKEGLIHCPEGRRVFANMSVEENLELGAYLQDGSSLAADFGKVYSTFPRLLERKKQQAGTLSGGEQQMLAMGRAIMGHPKLLLLDEPSMGLAPLLVQDIFRIIKEVNDAGTTVLLVEQNAHQALKIADRAYVLETGRVVLEGDAKEMADSDEIKMAYLGH from the coding sequence ATGCTTACAGTACAAGGGATTAATGTATATTACGGGGCCATTCATGCCCTGAAGGACCTTAGCATCACCGTGAAGCAGGGAGAGATTGTGACACTAATCGGTGCCAATGGCGCCGGCAAGTCTACGCTGCTCAAGACGCTCTCGGGGCTGCTGAAGCCCAAGACAGGAAGTATTGAATTCCAGAATAAATCGATAGTGAATCAAAGTGTACAGGCGATTGTCAAAGAAGGGCTGATCCATTGTCCCGAAGGACGGCGCGTATTCGCTAATATGTCGGTCGAGGAGAATCTCGAATTAGGCGCTTACCTGCAGGATGGAAGCAGCCTGGCTGCTGACTTCGGGAAGGTGTATAGCACCTTCCCGCGATTGCTTGAACGCAAGAAACAGCAGGCCGGAACCTTATCCGGCGGGGAGCAGCAGATGCTGGCGATGGGGCGTGCCATTATGGGCCACCCGAAGCTGCTGCTGCTGGATGAACCATCGATGGGGCTGGCGCCGCTGCTGGTCCAGGATATTTTTCGGATTATCAAGGAAGTCAACGATGCCGGAACCACTGTCCTGCTGGTCGAGCAGAATGCGCACCAGGCGCTCAAAATCGCCGACCGCGCCTATGTCCTGGAGACAGGCCGGGTAGTGCTTGAAGGGGATGCCAAGGAAATGGCCGATTCCGATGAGATCAAAATGGCTTATCTCGGGCACTAA
- a CDS encoding ABC transporter substrate-binding protein: protein MKKIGAIILSTVLTAVLASGCGNNTENSGNSASGGNTAGGTIKIGADLELTGGQASFGDSASKGAKLAVDEINAKGGILGKQLELVVADNASKSEEATQAAQKLITSDKVVTIIGASTSTNTLGIVPVATEKKIPLVSVGATNPKVTVDERSGNVNEYVFRAAFIDPFQGEVMANFALDSLKAKTAVIYTDTSSDYSKGLQKFFEETFKAKGGEVLSQESYQQKDSDFKAVLTRIKAANPDVIYLPGYYEEVGKIVKQAREMGITVPFLGGDGWDSPQLAEIAGAKALENTFMSNHYSPEDTAPEVTSFVDAYKKANGGAVPDGMAALGYDALKLVADAITRAGEADPVKITEALAATKDLQLATGKITLNDKHDPVKAAVVLKFVDGKQTFETKVNP from the coding sequence ATGAAGAAAATTGGGGCCATTATCTTGTCGACAGTATTGACTGCGGTATTAGCATCCGGCTGCGGCAACAACACAGAGAACAGCGGTAACTCTGCAAGCGGCGGCAACACTGCCGGAGGCACCATCAAGATCGGGGCTGACCTTGAGCTCACAGGCGGTCAGGCTTCTTTCGGCGACTCCGCATCCAAGGGCGCGAAGCTGGCGGTTGACGAGATCAACGCCAAAGGCGGTATACTCGGCAAGCAGCTGGAGCTGGTAGTTGCAGACAATGCATCGAAGTCTGAAGAAGCTACCCAGGCGGCACAGAAGCTGATCACGAGTGACAAGGTCGTGACCATTATCGGCGCATCCACTTCGACCAACACGCTGGGGATCGTTCCGGTAGCTACGGAGAAAAAGATTCCGCTCGTCTCGGTAGGGGCTACCAATCCGAAGGTTACTGTGGATGAGCGCAGCGGCAATGTCAATGAATATGTGTTCCGCGCGGCGTTCATCGATCCGTTCCAGGGTGAGGTAATGGCTAACTTTGCACTCGATTCCCTGAAGGCTAAGACGGCTGTCATCTATACCGATACTTCGTCTGACTACTCCAAGGGTCTGCAGAAGTTCTTCGAAGAGACCTTCAAGGCCAAAGGCGGCGAGGTGCTGAGCCAGGAGTCCTACCAGCAGAAGGATTCGGACTTCAAAGCAGTTCTGACCCGGATCAAAGCAGCGAACCCGGATGTCATCTACCTGCCTGGTTATTATGAAGAAGTAGGTAAAATTGTGAAGCAGGCCCGTGAGATGGGCATCACCGTTCCGTTCCTCGGCGGCGATGGCTGGGATTCCCCGCAGCTGGCGGAAATCGCTGGTGCCAAAGCGCTGGAAAACACGTTCATGTCCAATCACTACTCGCCTGAAGATACAGCTCCTGAAGTAACCAGCTTCGTGGATGCCTATAAAAAGGCTAACGGCGGAGCGGTTCCCGATGGTATGGCGGCCCTGGGCTATGATGCCCTGAAGCTGGTGGCTGATGCGATTACCCGTGCGGGTGAAGCTGATCCGGTCAAGATTACAGAAGCACTGGCAGCGACTAAGGATCTGCAGCTCGCTACAGGCAAAATCACCCTGAACGACAAGCATGACCCGGTCAAAGCCGCAGTTGTGCTGAAATTCGTGGACGGGAAGCAAACCTTCGAAACCAAGGTTAATCCTTAA
- the ald gene encoding alanine dehydrogenase → MIIGVPAEIKNNENRVAITPAGVEALRKAGHEVYIQASAGAGSGMGDKEYSDKGAVILDTAAEVWGRAEMIIKVKEPLPEEYGYFRKGLILFTYLHLAPEAELTKALVDSGVTAVGYETIQLEDGSLPLLIPMSEVAGRMAVQIGAGLLEKPHGGKGVLLGGVPGVQPGEVVIVGGGIVGTNAAKIALGMGARVTVLDLNAGRLRALDDIFGGRLVTVMSDSYHLEQAVRRADLLIGAVLIPGARAPKLVKEYMVKQMEEGSVIVDVAIDQGGSIETIDRITTHENPTYVKHGVVHYAVANMPGAVARTSTLALTNVTIPYALQIANRGIHEAAVKNAALARGLNVVAGQVTNAAVAGSLGYEYADGIQVLAAGGGN, encoded by the coding sequence ATGATTATTGGCGTACCCGCAGAAATTAAGAATAACGAGAACCGCGTCGCCATCACGCCGGCCGGGGTGGAAGCACTCCGGAAGGCAGGTCATGAAGTATATATCCAAGCTTCTGCCGGAGCAGGCAGCGGCATGGGTGACAAGGAGTACTCAGATAAAGGTGCAGTGATTCTGGATACAGCTGCTGAGGTCTGGGGCAGGGCAGAGATGATCATCAAGGTGAAGGAGCCGCTGCCGGAGGAGTACGGTTATTTCCGCAAAGGCTTGATTCTCTTCACTTATCTGCATCTGGCACCTGAAGCGGAGCTGACCAAGGCACTGGTGGATAGCGGTGTAACCGCCGTGGGCTATGAGACGATTCAGCTTGAAGACGGCTCGCTGCCGCTGCTGATTCCGATGAGTGAGGTCGCCGGACGCATGGCGGTGCAGATTGGTGCCGGGCTGCTGGAGAAGCCGCATGGCGGCAAAGGCGTTCTGCTGGGCGGGGTACCTGGTGTACAGCCGGGTGAGGTTGTCATTGTCGGCGGTGGAATCGTTGGCACCAATGCCGCGAAGATCGCGCTGGGCATGGGGGCGCGCGTCACCGTGCTGGATCTGAATGCGGGCCGTCTGCGCGCGTTGGATGATATTTTTGGCGGACGGCTGGTGACCGTGATGTCGGATTCCTATCATCTGGAGCAGGCTGTGCGCCGGGCGGATCTGCTGATTGGGGCAGTGCTGATTCCTGGTGCCCGCGCCCCGAAGCTGGTTAAGGAGTATATGGTGAAGCAGATGGAAGAAGGCTCTGTCATCGTGGATGTTGCGATTGATCAGGGCGGGTCGATTGAGACCATTGACCGGATCACCACCCATGAGAACCCGACGTATGTGAAGCATGGCGTAGTCCATTACGCCGTAGCCAACATGCCTGGAGCGGTCGCCCGGACCTCGACACTGGCGCTGACCAATGTGACGATCCCCTATGCGCTGCAGATTGCTAACCGTGGCATCCATGAGGCTGCGGTGAAGAACGCGGCGCTTGCGCGCGGCCTGAATGTGGTAGCTGGACAGGTGACCAATGCTGCGGTGGCCGGCAGTCTGGGGTATGAATATGCGGATGGAATCCAGGTGCTGGCTGCGGGCGGGGGGAATTGA
- a CDS encoding ChbG/HpnK family deacetylase: protein MISKLGFSSDDRLLIINADDFGITKGTNEAIVSLFEQQAITSTSIMFPCPAAREALELSNQKVLDNIGIHLTLTSDENHSYSPVFQERPLKSLINKDGNFHNDISYIEKNADDEVRIEIF from the coding sequence ATGATAAGCAAATTAGGTTTTTCTTCAGATGACCGTTTATTAATTATTAATGCTGATGATTTCGGAATAACTAAGGGAACTAATGAAGCGATTGTTAGTTTATTTGAACAACAAGCTATAACCTCAACATCTATAATGTTTCCCTGTCCAGCAGCGCGGGAAGCCCTTGAATTAAGTAATCAAAAAGTCCTAGATAATATCGGGATTCATCTTACCTTAACAAGTGATGAGAATCATTCATATAGTCCAGTATTTCAAGAAAGGCCATTGAAAAGTCTAATTAATAAGGATGGTAATTTCCATAATGATATTTCGTACATAGAAAAAAATGCTGATGATGAAGTCAGAATTGAAATTTTCTAG
- a CDS encoding GNAT family protein, with amino-acid sequence MLLETERLIVREFSEHNWSDLHEYLSLEQVLKYEPGGVSSEEECKNMARERAEGDCFWAVSLKETNKMIGHVYFGQQEPAEFKTWMIGYIFNPNYYGKGYATEACQRILEYGFKELGIHRVVAMCNPENASSWRLLERLNMRREGHFKKKAFFKRTDDGQPIWHDAYQYAILNEEWSFIV; translated from the coding sequence ATGTTACTGGAAACGGAAAGGCTAATTGTTCGTGAATTTTCAGAACACAATTGGAGCGATTTACACGAGTATTTGTCATTGGAGCAGGTGCTGAAATACGAGCCGGGCGGTGTAAGCAGTGAAGAGGAATGCAAGAATATGGCCAGGGAACGTGCGGAAGGAGATTGTTTCTGGGCAGTTAGCTTGAAGGAGACCAATAAAATGATCGGTCATGTTTATTTTGGGCAACAAGAGCCTGCTGAATTTAAAACATGGATGATAGGTTACATCTTCAACCCTAATTATTATGGAAAAGGCTATGCCACTGAAGCTTGCCAAAGGATTTTAGAATATGGGTTTAAAGAATTAGGAATTCATCGGGTGGTGGCTATGTGTAATCCTGAGAATGCGTCTTCCTGGAGATTGCTGGAGCGATTGAATATGCGCCGTGAAGGGCACTTCAAGAAAAAAGCCTTTTTCAAAAGAACAGATGACGGGCAGCCTATATGGCATGATGCGTACCAGTATGCGATTTTAAATGAAGAGTGGAGTTTTATCGTATAA
- a CDS encoding helix-turn-helix domain-containing protein → MQSIYERIELLIKRQGITKKSFCAQLGISTGNMGDWKRGKSTPGTHKLIEIAAFFHVSLDWLILGKQPQTIQESGEDYFFGQMRQLNCQTEELLPEEKNFIKEYLAFTKYRKDKDTNENS, encoded by the coding sequence ATGCAATCCATCTATGAACGTATTGAATTATTGATCAAACGGCAAGGAATTACGAAGAAATCCTTTTGTGCGCAGCTCGGAATCAGCACTGGCAATATGGGAGACTGGAAGCGTGGCAAATCTACACCTGGCACACATAAGCTGATTGAGATTGCTGCATTTTTTCATGTGAGCTTGGATTGGCTGATCCTGGGCAAACAGCCCCAGACGATTCAGGAAAGCGGCGAGGATTATTTTTTTGGCCAAATGCGGCAATTGAATTGCCAAACCGAGGAATTGCTGCCGGAGGAAAAGAACTTTATTAAGGAATATCTGGCCTTCACCAAGTACCGCAAGGATAAGGATACGAACGAAAATTCTTGA
- a CDS encoding glutathione peroxidase, whose protein sequence is MNVHDFEANTLRGQEESLSKYKGKVLLVVNTASKCGLTPQYKGLQEVYDKFKDRGFEILGFPSNQFAGQEPGESEDIAEFCEINYGVSFPMYEKINVKGADAHPLFKYLTKEAPGVLGSKSIKWNFTKFLVDQEGRVLKRFAPQTTPDQIEEDIEKLLR, encoded by the coding sequence ATGAATGTCCATGATTTTGAAGCCAACACCCTGCGGGGCCAGGAAGAATCACTTTCCAAGTACAAAGGCAAGGTTCTGCTCGTCGTGAATACAGCCAGCAAGTGCGGACTTACCCCGCAATATAAGGGTCTCCAGGAAGTGTACGATAAATTCAAAGACCGCGGTTTTGAGATTCTGGGCTTCCCCAGCAACCAGTTTGCCGGACAGGAGCCGGGTGAGAGCGAGGATATTGCCGAGTTCTGCGAAATCAATTACGGTGTATCCTTCCCGATGTACGAGAAAATCAATGTCAAAGGCGCCGACGCCCATCCCCTGTTCAAGTATCTGACAAAAGAGGCACCTGGGGTACTCGGCTCGAAGAGTATCAAATGGAACTTCACCAAATTCCTGGTGGACCAAGAAGGCCGTGTGCTGAAGCGGTTCGCCCCGCAGACAACACCGGATCAGATCGAAGAGGATATCGAGAAGCTGCTGCGCTAG
- a CDS encoding organic hydroperoxide resistance protein, which yields MSTLKLKPLYTASAKVRGGREGSVESSDGALKHDLKIPKELGGPGGAGTNPEQLFAAGYGACYESALANIARKEGVKLQDVEITSNVLIGKDESDGGFKLAVKLDVKLPGIERSVAEDLAKKAHDFCPYSKATRGNIEVELNVL from the coding sequence ATGAGTACATTGAAATTAAAACCCCTATATACAGCTTCAGCCAAGGTTCGCGGAGGCCGTGAAGGTTCGGTGGAATCGTCCGACGGAGCGCTGAAGCATGATCTCAAAATCCCGAAGGAGCTTGGAGGTCCTGGTGGTGCAGGGACAAATCCGGAGCAGCTGTTCGCGGCGGGTTATGGTGCGTGTTATGAGAGTGCTCTTGCTAATATTGCCCGTAAAGAAGGCGTAAAGCTGCAGGATGTCGAGATTACCTCGAATGTGCTGATCGGCAAGGACGAGAGCGACGGAGGCTTCAAGCTGGCTGTGAAGCTGGATGTGAAGCTGCCGGGCATTGAGCGCTCTGTGGCAGAGGATCTGGCTAAGAAAGCCCATGACTTCTGCCCGTACTCCAAGGCGACTCGCGGAAATATTGAGGTTGAACTGAACGTTCTGTAG
- a CDS encoding thiol-disulfide oxidoreductase DCC family protein produces MQGESIVLIDGVCHLCQGIVRFIIPRDPKAHFKFASLQSEAARELLKAGGLPEQQLDTVVLIEDGKYYTKSAAVLRIARRLRFPWPAAYVFILIPGPLRNAMYRIVARNRYRWFGRDEQCLLPTPDMKRRFL; encoded by the coding sequence ATGCAGGGGGAATCTATTGTGCTAATTGATGGGGTCTGTCATCTGTGCCAGGGAATTGTCCGGTTCATTATTCCGCGTGATCCCAAGGCGCACTTCAAATTCGCCTCCTTGCAGAGTGAAGCGGCCCGGGAACTGCTTAAGGCAGGCGGTCTGCCCGAGCAGCAATTAGACACTGTGGTACTGATAGAGGACGGCAAGTATTATACGAAATCGGCAGCAGTGCTGCGGATTGCCCGTAGACTCCGGTTCCCGTGGCCCGCCGCCTATGTGTTCATCCTGATTCCAGGGCCGCTGCGTAACGCTATGTACAGGATTGTGGCCAGGAACCGCTACCGCTGGTTCGGCCGGGATGAGCAGTGTCTGCTGCCGACACCGGATATGAAGCGCAGATTTCTGTAG
- a CDS encoding CpaF family protein, with the protein MNEETFRALRSDIRAGLDVTSVIGNDELAAYIERIILEREQLRLLTAQEKHELVKKLFDSFRGLDILQPLVDNPAITEIMINSHEEIFIEEEGMIRRLPLAFESGSRLEDIIQIIVSGVNRVVNESSPIVDARLQDGSRVNIVLPPAALKGPAMTIRKFPETPMTMAELVRREALSEEAAELLQILVTAKYNIFISGGTGSGKTTFLNALSQFIPPQERVITVEDSAELQIVTVPNLVSLETRNANTEGRGEITIRDLIRTSLRMRPNRIVVGEVRGAECLDMLQAMNTGHDGSLSTGHSNSALDMLSRLETMVLSAADLPVTVVRQQISSAINIFVHLSRLRDRSRRVMEISEVAGIRSGEVILNPLYEFRESGEQDGRVQGRLEVCGHPLLHTDKLRMAGILDYPLKQYESRSSAREENVP; encoded by the coding sequence ATGAATGAAGAGACGTTCCGCGCCCTGCGCAGCGACATCCGTGCAGGGCTGGATGTTACTTCGGTCATCGGGAATGATGAGCTGGCTGCTTATATCGAACGGATAATTCTGGAGCGGGAGCAATTACGCCTCCTGACTGCCCAGGAGAAGCACGAGCTGGTGAAGAAGCTATTCGATTCCTTCCGGGGGCTGGATATTCTCCAGCCGCTGGTGGATAATCCGGCGATTACCGAGATTATGATCAATAGCCATGAGGAGATTTTTATTGAGGAAGAGGGCATGATCCGCAGGCTGCCGCTGGCTTTTGAATCGGGGAGCAGGCTGGAGGATATCATTCAGATTATCGTCTCCGGCGTCAACCGTGTGGTCAATGAATCCTCGCCGATTGTGGATGCGCGGCTGCAGGACGGCTCGCGTGTCAATATCGTACTGCCGCCTGCAGCGCTGAAGGGTCCGGCCATGACCATCCGCAAATTCCCGGAGACACCGATGACGATGGCGGAGCTGGTAAGGCGTGAGGCGCTCTCGGAGGAAGCAGCTGAGTTGCTGCAGATTCTGGTTACTGCCAAATACAATATTTTCATCAGCGGCGGTACTGGCTCGGGCAAAACAACCTTTCTGAATGCTCTATCGCAGTTCATCCCGCCGCAGGAGCGTGTCATTACGGTGGAGGATTCGGCAGAGCTGCAGATCGTTACGGTTCCGAATCTGGTCTCCCTGGAGACCCGGAATGCCAACACAGAGGGGCGGGGGGAGATCACCATTCGTGACTTGATCCGCACCTCGCTGCGGATGCGGCCGAACCGTATTGTCGTCGGCGAGGTGCGGGGAGCTGAATGTCTGGATATGCTGCAGGCGATGAACACCGGGCATGACGGTTCGTTGTCAACGGGGCATTCGAATAGTGCGCTGGACATGCTCAGCCGGCTGGAGACAATGGTGCTTAGCGCTGCCGATCTGCCGGTAACCGTCGTCCGTCAGCAGATTAGCTCAGCGATCAATATATTCGTGCATCTGTCACGGCTGCGTGACCGTTCACGGCGGGTGATGGAGATCAGTGAAGTTGCTGGTATACGCAGTGGTGAAGTCATTCTGAATCCCCTATATGAATTTCGGGAATCAGGCGAACAGGATGGCCGGGTGCAGGGGAGGCTTGAGGTCTGCGGCCATCCGCTTCTGCATACAGACAAGCTGCGGATGGCCGGAATCCTTGATTATCCGCTCAAGCAGTATGAGAGTAGAAGCTCTGCTAGGGAGGAGAATGTACCTTGA
- a CDS encoding type II secretion system F family protein, which translates to MKRTSPVLPVGASQGGEQMLLPDYTVYELTSLQRMMVILGAGALLFGIGYLFYHRLLLAVLLVPGSAYGPRLLREYLLQRRRAALNLQFKQMLFSLSSSLSAGRSVENAFREAVQDLRMLDPEGASDMISELNIICARMENGEPIEDALYEFSKRAGMEDVERFADVFMVCKRTGGDLVEIVRCTSSIIGEKLDIQQDIAVSIAQKKFEAKALLVSPLMMVMFMSLSAGDYMEPMYTGAGIAVSTLALIALFLCYLWTNKIMDIPL; encoded by the coding sequence ATGAAGAGGACATCGCCCGTACTGCCGGTTGGCGCATCTCAAGGGGGAGAGCAGATGCTGTTGCCGGATTATACCGTATACGAGTTGACCTCCCTGCAAAGAATGATGGTCATTCTGGGTGCCGGAGCCTTGTTGTTCGGTATTGGTTACCTGTTCTATCACCGGCTGCTCCTGGCTGTACTGCTTGTCCCCGGAAGCGCCTATGGGCCGCGGCTGCTGCGCGAATATCTGCTGCAGCGCCGCCGGGCTGCGCTGAATCTGCAATTCAAGCAGATGCTGTTCTCACTCTCTTCGTCGCTCTCTGCCGGACGTTCGGTGGAGAATGCCTTCCGGGAAGCCGTGCAGGACCTGCGGATGCTTGACCCGGAGGGCGCAAGTGACATGATCTCTGAGCTGAATATCATCTGTGCCCGGATGGAGAACGGGGAGCCGATTGAAGATGCGCTGTACGAATTCAGCAAAAGAGCAGGAATGGAGGATGTGGAGCGCTTCGCAGATGTATTCATGGTCTGCAAGCGAACCGGCGGGGATCTGGTAGAGATCGTACGCTGCACATCATCCATCATCGGCGAGAAACTGGATATCCAGCAGGATATAGCGGTCAGTATAGCCCAGAAGAAATTCGAGGCGAAGGCGCTGCTGGTCTCTCCGCTGATGATGGTGATGTTCATGAGTCTGAGCGCCGGAGACTATATGGAACCTATGTACACAGGTGCAGGAATAGCGGTGTCTACACTGGCGCTGATTGCGCTGTTCCTCTGTTATCTCTGGACGAATAAGATCATGGATATTCCGCTGTGA
- a CDS encoding type II secretion system F family protein, producing MSLICGAILLLLAAGWLILRMRCGSRYTALRELPMEGLRLRRLGEPLLLLVEKGRIASYLPSVMFRIQRSLQRIYGMRYSAERTLLFMGEMLSYSWLLAAGGSALTMLTGEQAGIILGGLLAVALPVAMVSDLHKKVRVREQNIMLELPELLNSIVLLVGAGETVQRAIVRCVNSRHGDSAHPLYAELMKMTAEWDGGYSFQQAFENFSKRCAVQEVSIFTTTVLLNYRRGGADFVLSLRDLSRMLWEKRKAISRTRGEQASSKLVFPMVVIFLIVIVLVGTPAIMMLKM from the coding sequence ATGTCATTGATCTGTGGTGCCATTCTGCTCCTGCTCGCAGCAGGCTGGCTCATTCTGAGGATGAGATGCGGCAGCCGTTATACTGCGCTGCGGGAGCTGCCCATGGAAGGCCTGCGGCTGCGGCGGCTGGGTGAGCCTCTATTGTTACTTGTAGAGAAGGGCAGAATCGCCAGTTATCTCCCCTCCGTGATGTTCAGGATTCAACGCTCGCTGCAGCGGATCTATGGTATGCGCTACAGTGCAGAACGTACCTTGCTGTTCATGGGGGAGATGCTTAGCTACAGCTGGCTGCTTGCGGCAGGCGGAAGTGCGCTGACAATGCTTACGGGAGAGCAGGCGGGAATCATCCTCGGAGGGCTCTTGGCAGTTGCACTCCCGGTGGCGATGGTTAGCGATCTGCACAAAAAGGTACGTGTGCGGGAGCAGAATATTATGCTGGAGCTTCCTGAGCTGCTGAACAGTATTGTTCTGCTGGTCGGTGCGGGTGAGACCGTTCAGCGGGCGATTGTCCGCTGTGTGAACAGCCGTCATGGGGATAGCGCCCATCCGCTCTATGCTGAATTAATGAAGATGACAGCTGAATGGGACGGCGGTTACTCTTTCCAGCAAGCGTTCGAGAACTTCAGCAAGCGCTGTGCCGTGCAGGAGGTCTCCATCTTCACAACTACAGTGCTGCTTAATTACCGCAGAGGCGGGGCCGACTTTGTTCTGTCACTGCGGGATCTGTCACGGATGCTCTGGGAGAAGCGCAAGGCGATCAGCCGCACACGCGGCGAACAGGCATCGTCGAAGCTGGTTTTTCCGATGGTGGTTATCTTCTTGATTGTGATTGTGCTGGTGGGAACACCGGCGATTATGATGTTAAAAATGTAG